The genomic DNA AAATCGAAAAAGTGGCCGACCCTGACCGGGTTATGGAGTAAAATAGGCCGTGATGTCCAAGCGTTCCCCTTTGCAGCATCATGTACTGTAGGAAGAAACTTTTTCTATTGTTTGCAAGGGGCAGGCGAATCGAATCGCGGAGCTTGAGAAGCGGGCCAATTTGAAGACGCCGGATTGGGCCAAAGAAGCGGTGAAGTCCGCCGTAAATTACGACAAGAAGCATCCGCTGATCCAGTCTCCCGAGCGAGGCAGCTATGATTTCTACCGATTAATTACGATCATGTACCGCAGAGGATTGTTCAACAAGCCGGATGCAGGATAAGCATACAGCTTTACAGCTTGCCCAAACCTCCTACCATGCCTATGAATATATTTATATTATTCAGAGGCAAAGGAGGTATCCCTATGGGCGAAATTGGAGGAGCAGGACTGTGGACTTCAACTGGGGTAATACTTGTACTGTTCATTCTGTTGGTTATCGTTTCCCGCGCTTGGATCTAATCTTGCAGCTGAAGTATTAGTAACGCAGGTCCGCCGGGCATTGCCCGGCGGATTATTGTTTGTCGCTGCATTCGCAAGGGGCAAACAAGGCGGCGTGTGGTACAATATTCCATAAAGGAAGCTCTTAAAAGGAGTGAAGATATGATATGAATGGAAATGAGCACGATCAGAATTTTCAGGCTTATACGAACCCTAACGCCGCTAAGCTTAAGTTTGACGCTGACCAGCAAAAGCTTCATTCCACCGGTGTTCTGGGGCTCTGGCGGCAAATTAGCAATTTGTTGATCCTGGCAGCTGTCATTGCAATTGTTGTTCTGCTGGTAAGGTTGTTTTAAACAGATTAAAACCAAGAAAATATTGTAACGGGGTGGTGAGAACTTTGTTTAGTAAAAACAATAAGATCGCCGTTGTACTTCTTTGGACTGGCCTTTCGGTTATAGCAGCCGGGATAATTGCAGGTATTATAATTGGTGACGACGATGATGAAAGGTTATGGCTAGTGACATTTGTGTATTGGGTCTCAGGGTTTTTATCCGGACTATTCTTCATCGCTTTATCGGAAATTATCGAGCAGTTGCACAGATTAAATATGAAATCCAATAAAGAACCTGAAGATGATGAGCTTATATTGTTAAATGATTAATTCGGAGGGTCATGCCATATGCTAGTAAATTTAGATTGTCCAGTCGAGTTAATCGATTACAAATTGTTTGCGAGTAAAACAAATTCTCAGATCTATTGTTTAATGACTTTTCATAATTTATCTCCAAAAGCGGTTAAGGGTTTAAAAGTAATTATTCACTGCTATGATCAGTTCGGTGATCCGGTAGGCGGCGATGCCAACAAACTTGAATGCAAAGTCGAATATGAAGAGGGCCTGCGCCCCAACCGGAAACGAGCGACGGATAAAAAGATTTTATTATCCGGCTTCCAAAACACCAGAAAAATTGAAGTTGACGTCGTGAAAATCTTATATGAAGACAATACATTGTGGTCCAAAGGCGCTTCTGAATCCATCAAGATCGAATTGACAAAAATCGAAAATAAAAATTTTTTGGAATTTGTTCAGAGTCGAGATGGAGAAGATGTAAAGAACTACGCTAAAGATCTCAACGGTCACTGGCTTTGCGTCTGTGGAAGATTAAATGTTAATGCTCAATCCAAATGCAGGAGGTGCGATAGATTAAAACAATACGTACTTGCAGAATATAGCGATGAAGAAACGATTATACGCCGTTTGAACGCTTTTTATGAGGAACAGATGGAGGAGGATAGAAGGTTACAAGAGAAAAGGGAGCTCGAATCAGCGTTAAGAAAACAAAAATTAGCGAAAAAAATAAAGCATTCACTACCATTCATTGCAGGCGGTTTGCTGGTGACAGGAATTTTCGGTTGGGGGTACGCAACCAATTTTACTTTCTCCACGAAAGTTCAGCTGGAAATGATGGACGTTGTTAATCACATTCCTACACCTGAAGCGGTCAAGGAAGGGATTCTTGACACCTCATTTGCCGCATATGACGACAATAATGGGCAAGGTGATTTCGCCATTACTTACGGTAAAGAAGGCAGAGTCAATAATATAGTCGTAAGCAATATTCCAGAGCCTCAAGCCTTAGACATAGATCATAACAGTACCAATGAATTTATCATTACATACAGTTTGGATTTTCCTGAGTATAGCCATGCACCCACGTTAAGCTGGGACGATGTTTACGAGTTCGACATAAATGAAGAGGAGTTCGTGCTTGCTAGCGCCAATTACCCCGATTATTACAAGAACACTTACATACCAGCCTTGAATCAACGCATCGCTGCAAGCAGTGATTCCCTCGAACAACAATCCCTTTCTGTACTTATGCAGGCTGCAGAGGATTTGTTAAACGGTGATTTTATTCCTGATGCTACGCATACAGAAATTATTAAATTAATCGAAGCAAAGGTATTAAACAATCCACTGCAGATCGTTAGAAAAGATAATTTATTTTATATTCATGGCATAACGCGTGGTATGAATATAAGCGAGGCTATTTCCGTTTTGGGTGAACCGGACGAAAGTTTTGAGGTCGACTCAAAAGTGTGTATATGGTATCTGGAGAATAATTTGGAGCTAGTAGCCGAATATGCCGTCGATACGATTCATTATATTGCTTTGGGGGAATTCAAAAAGGATGTACTGGAACAGAGCATGGTCGCCTTAGGTGATCCTGCGGAAGCAGGTTCGAACGAGTATAGTTATGTTGCTGGAGATCAGCGTTTGAAATTTCACGATATGCCAGGGTCTGGCGATTTTAGAGTGCAGCTATTTGACTCGGAAGCACCCTAGAGCCCGATAAGAGTCCGAATAATAACTTCGGACTTTTTTTGTAGGATCATTCAAGGTTTTGACGTCCCCAACCCACAAAAAAAAGGACAAAAACCCTCGTAGAATTCTACGCTACAAAGGCTTTTGTCCGGGCGCCCCTCGCGGGACGCCCATCATGGGAGAGGAGAAACCGGACGAAGAGCTTATGGGGAAACGTAAGTCTTCTCCGCGGTTGTCTACGACATTTGTGATGTCGATATTTAAAGTTTGTCCCGGTTCGTTCGATTTATACCTGGGGGATAAAAAAATTGTTAAGAAAGCATCTATCGTCTTCTTTCAAGAAAACATGCTGATATAGCAGCAGTTTTTTTGCAAATTTCAATCTGTCATTGATTGTGGTACGATATCGACATACCATGTAAAAAGCATGGGCAACAGGTAATCCGAATAAGGTGTGAATATCGATGAGAGTAATTTCGGGAAGCGCGAAGGGCAGGCAGCTAAAGGCTGTTCCCGGCATGGGCACTAGACCAACCACAGACAAGGTCAAGGAGGCTCTATTCAGCATGATTGGCCCTTATTTCGAGGGCGGCACTGTGCTTGATTTATTCGCCGGCACAGGCGGGCTGGGAATCGAGGCCTTGAGCCGGGGCATGGATAGAGCAATCTTCGTGGATTTGGACTACAAAAGCGTAGAAACGGTAAAAGCAAACTTAAAGGCCGCGGGACTCGCTGAGCAGGCGGAAGTGTACAAGAACGACGCGGAAAGAGCACTTAAGACGCTGGCCAAACGGGGGGCGTCTTTTGATCTTGTGTTCCTCGATCCGCCGTATCGGCTGAAGCATGGGGACAAGCTGATGGAGCGAATGGACGAGCTCAACTTGCTGGAGGATCAGGCGATCCTCGTACTCGAGTACGAATCTTCCTTCGAATATCAGGATCATTTTGGCCGTTTTAGAACGATTCGCAAAACAGATTATGGAGAGACGGGAATTACGATTTACGTCTATGATAAAGATAACAGGGCGGAATCGGATTTGATGGAGAAGGAGGAGCAGCATCACCATGGAGAAACAACATGAGCTTCGGATCGCGGTCTACCCTGGCAGCTTCGATCCGGTAACGAAAGGGCATATGGATATTATTCAGCGTGCCGCCCGCCAGTTCGACAGGCTGATCGTGGCCGTACTGAACAATACAAGCAAAAATCCTCTATTTACGGTCGAGGAGAGAAAAGAGCTTCTTCTAAAGGCGACGCAGCATGTGCCTAACGTGGAAATCGACAGCTTCCGGGATCTGCTCGTTAACTATATGGACTACAAGCAAGCCCATGTCATCGTACGCGGCATTAGATCCGTAACGGACTTTGAATATGAGCTGCAGCTGGCCTCGACCAACCACAAGCTGAACAGCCAGGTAGAGACAATTTTTATGATGACCAACCCCAAATATTCCTATTTAAGCTCCAGTGTTGTCAAAGAGATCGCCACCTTCCAAGGAGATGTGTCAGACCTCGTGCCGCCGGTAGTTGAAGAGGCGCTCAAGACTAAGTTTCAGTCCAAGCCTGCTAAAGCATAAATTTTCTTGAGGCCAG from Paenibacillus woosongensis includes the following:
- the rsmD gene encoding 16S rRNA (guanine(966)-N(2))-methyltransferase RsmD, encoding MRVISGSAKGRQLKAVPGMGTRPTTDKVKEALFSMIGPYFEGGTVLDLFAGTGGLGIEALSRGMDRAIFVDLDYKSVETVKANLKAAGLAEQAEVYKNDAERALKTLAKRGASFDLVFLDPPYRLKHGDKLMERMDELNLLEDQAILVLEYESSFEYQDHFGRFRTIRKTDYGETGITIYVYDKDNRAESDLMEKEEQHHHGETT
- a CDS encoding dihydroorotate dehydrogenase, with amino-acid sequence MGEIGGAGLWTSTGVILVLFILLVIVSRAWI
- the coaD gene encoding pantetheine-phosphate adenylyltransferase — protein: MEKQHELRIAVYPGSFDPVTKGHMDIIQRAARQFDRLIVAVLNNTSKNPLFTVEERKELLLKATQHVPNVEIDSFRDLLVNYMDYKQAHVIVRGIRSVTDFEYELQLASTNHKLNSQVETIFMMTNPKYSYLSSSVVKEIATFQGDVSDLVPPVVEEALKTKFQSKPAKA